In a single window of the Thiohalophilus sp. genome:
- the ribD gene encoding bifunctional diaminohydroxyphosphoribosylaminopyrimidine deaminase/5-amino-6-(5-phosphoribosylamino)uracil reductase RibD: protein MSFSADDHRYMARALQLAERGLYTTDPNPRVGCVLVRANAIIGEGWHERAGEAHAEVHALQAAGEQANGSTAYVTLEPCCHHGRTPPCSEALIQAGVSRVVVAMRDPHSQVDGGGISQLQAAGIAVDSGLMEAQARQLNPGFIRRMQRGRPYVRLKLAMSLDGRTAMASGESQWITGAAARQDVQHWRARSSAILTGVGTVLADDPSMTVRLEQAERQPLRVIVDTHLSTPANATILQQPGKTVIMTCSEEESVRDALRNAGAEVITVPEDAHNNVDLGAVLDQLGEMEINELHVETGATLAGALMQAGLVDELIIYMAPTLLGDAARGLFHLPGLENMADQLQLQIKDIRAIGEDWRITAEVRKN from the coding sequence ATGAGCTTCAGCGCCGATGATCACCGTTACATGGCCCGCGCCCTGCAACTGGCCGAACGGGGTCTGTATACCACCGATCCCAATCCCCGCGTCGGTTGCGTGCTGGTGCGGGCTAACGCCATCATCGGCGAAGGCTGGCATGAACGGGCCGGCGAAGCCCATGCCGAAGTGCATGCCCTGCAGGCGGCCGGCGAGCAGGCCAACGGCAGCACGGCCTATGTCACCCTGGAGCCCTGCTGTCATCACGGGCGGACACCTCCTTGCAGTGAGGCCCTGATCCAGGCCGGTGTCAGCCGCGTGGTGGTGGCGATGCGCGATCCCCATTCGCAGGTCGATGGCGGCGGAATTAGCCAGTTGCAGGCCGCCGGTATTGCCGTGGACAGTGGTCTGATGGAAGCGCAGGCCCGGCAACTCAATCCCGGTTTTATCCGGCGCATGCAGCGCGGTCGCCCCTATGTGCGGTTGAAACTGGCCATGAGCCTGGACGGCCGCACGGCCATGGCCTCGGGCGAGAGCCAGTGGATCACCGGCGCGGCCGCGCGGCAGGATGTGCAACACTGGCGGGCGCGCAGTTCGGCGATCCTCACCGGGGTGGGCACCGTGCTGGCCGATGATCCGTCCATGACCGTGCGCCTTGAACAGGCCGAACGCCAGCCCTTGCGGGTTATCGTAGACACCCACCTGAGCACGCCGGCCAATGCGACGATTTTGCAGCAGCCGGGTAAAACGGTGATCATGACCTGCAGTGAGGAGGAATCCGTCCGCGACGCCCTTCGCAACGCGGGTGCCGAGGTCATCACGGTTCCCGAGGACGCACATAACAACGTCGATCTGGGGGCGGTACTGGATCAACTCGGCGAGATGGAAATCAACGAACTGCACGTGGAAACCGGCGCCACCCTGGCCGGCGCACTGATGCAAGCAGGCCTGGTCGATGAGTTAATCATCTACATGGCCCCGACCCTGCTCGGTGACGCTGCCCGCGGCCTGTTTCACCTGCCGGGGTTGGAGAACATGGCCGATCAGTTGCAGTTGCAGATAAAGGATATTCGTGCCATTGGAGAAGACTGGCGAATCACGGCGGAAGTGAGAAAAAACTAA
- the nrdR gene encoding transcriptional regulator NrdR — protein sequence MHCPFCGAEDTRVIDSRLAGEGSAVRRRRECLSCHERFTTFETPELVMPRLVKNDGRREPFDEDKLRAGMQRALEKRPVNTDAIEDALNRILKQLRALGEREIDSKQVGELVMQELRDLDQVAYVRFASVYRSFEDVSAFQEEIEKLQSVPSPEMKRQQQSLLPDDDDKKQ from the coding sequence ATGCATTGTCCGTTCTGTGGCGCCGAGGATACCAGGGTGATCGACTCGCGCCTGGCGGGCGAGGGGTCTGCCGTGCGTCGGCGGCGCGAGTGCCTCAGTTGCCATGAACGCTTTACTACCTTTGAGACCCCCGAACTGGTGATGCCCCGGCTGGTCAAGAATGACGGCCGGCGCGAGCCATTTGATGAGGATAAATTGCGTGCCGGGATGCAACGAGCGCTGGAGAAGCGGCCGGTCAACACCGACGCCATCGAAGACGCTCTGAACCGTATCCTCAAACAGTTGCGAGCCCTGGGCGAGCGCGAGATCGACTCCAAGCAGGTCGGTGAGCTGGTCATGCAGGAATTGCGCGATCTGGATCAGGTCGCCTATGTGCGCTTCGCCTCGGTGTATCGCAGTTTCGAGGATGTCAGTGCCTTCCAGGAAGAGATCGAAAAGCTCCAGAGCGTCCCCTCACCGGAAATGAAACGCCAGCAACAATCCCTGTTGCCGGATGACGACGACAAGAAACAATAA
- the glyA gene encoding serine hydroxymethyltransferase, with the protein MFKRDMTIAGYDDELWAAMQNEAQRQEEHIELIASENYTSPRVMEAQGSVLTNKYAEGYPGKRYYGGCEYVDVAERLAIDRVKELFGADYANVQPHSGSQANAAVYLALLQPGDTILGMSLAHGGHLTHGAKVNFSGKIFNAVQYGIDEQGFIDYDEVEQLAKEHKPKMIVAGFSAYSQVVDWQRFREIADMVGAWLMVDMAHVAGLIAAGVYPSPVNIADVTTSTTHKTLRGPRGGIILAKSNPDVEKKLNSLVFPGTQGGPLMHVIAAKAVAFKEALEPEFKTYQQQVVKNAKVMAEVFQQRGFEVISGGTENHLFLVSFIKQELTGKDVDAWLDSANITVNKNAVPNDPQSPFVTSGIRIGTPAATTRGFGEQESRDLAGWMCDVIDSKGDEKVIAETKKKALDLCQRFPVYK; encoded by the coding sequence ATGTTTAAACGTGACATGACCATTGCGGGCTATGACGACGAACTGTGGGCGGCGATGCAGAACGAGGCGCAGCGCCAGGAGGAGCATATCGAGCTGATTGCCTCCGAAAACTACACCAGCCCCCGCGTCATGGAGGCTCAAGGATCAGTACTGACTAACAAATACGCCGAAGGTTACCCCGGCAAGCGCTATTACGGCGGCTGTGAATATGTCGACGTGGCCGAGCGACTGGCCATTGATCGGGTCAAGGAGCTGTTCGGCGCCGATTACGCCAATGTCCAGCCCCATTCCGGCTCGCAGGCCAACGCCGCGGTCTATCTGGCGCTGCTGCAGCCTGGCGACACGATACTGGGTATGAGCCTGGCCCACGGCGGGCATTTGACGCACGGTGCCAAGGTCAATTTCTCCGGCAAGATTTTCAACGCCGTGCAGTACGGCATCGACGAGCAGGGCTTCATCGATTATGACGAGGTCGAACAGCTGGCCAAAGAGCACAAGCCGAAGATGATCGTCGCCGGCTTCAGTGCCTATTCCCAGGTGGTCGACTGGCAGCGTTTTCGCGAGATCGCCGACATGGTCGGTGCCTGGCTGATGGTGGACATGGCCCACGTGGCCGGTCTCATCGCCGCCGGCGTTTATCCCAGTCCGGTCAACATCGCCGATGTGACCACCTCCACCACCCACAAGACCCTGCGCGGGCCACGCGGCGGGATCATCCTGGCCAAATCCAACCCGGATGTTGAAAAGAAGCTCAACTCGCTGGTGTTCCCCGGTACCCAGGGCGGCCCGCTGATGCATGTCATTGCCGCCAAGGCCGTGGCCTTCAAGGAAGCCCTGGAGCCCGAGTTCAAGACCTATCAGCAACAGGTGGTCAAAAACGCCAAGGTGATGGCCGAGGTCTTTCAGCAGCGTGGTTTCGAGGTGATCTCCGGCGGGACCGAAAACCATCTGTTTCTGGTCAGCTTCATCAAGCAGGAACTGACCGGCAAGGATGTCGACGCCTGGCTGGACAGCGCCAACATCACCGTTAACAAAAACGCCGTGCCCAACGATCCGCAATCCCCCTTCGTCACCAGCGGTATCCGCATCGGTACCCCGGCCGCGACCACCCGCGGCTTCGGCGAGCAGGAAAGCCGCGACCTGGCCGGCTGGATGTGCGATGTCATCGACAGCAAGGGCGATGAGAAAGTGATTGCCGAGACCAAGAAGAAAGCCCTGGATCTCTGCCAGCGGTTCCCGGTCTACAAGTAA
- a CDS encoding OmpP1/FadL family transporter: protein MKKTNKRLLATAVAAALALPTAAFATNGYFAHGYGTKNKGLGGAGVALPQDSLAAATNPAGMVWVGDRMDLGAAIFSPQREYKVEGAANDGFPAFELQPGTVESDSEYFLIPHFGRNWMLDANSAVGVSVYGNGGMNTDYPDSANGGAGTYYGGMFGGEAGAGVNLEQLFVNTSYSRKIDDKSSWGASAILAYQRFEATGLEGFGPAGFNASSDPDNLTDNGVDSAMGYGFKLGYQGEVAPNLTLAASYQSEMEMGEFDDYAGLFAEQGGFNIPATWTLGLAYDMADSGTVVFDVQKIMYSDINSIGNPMLPNLQTAQLGDDDGAGFGWEDITVYKLGYQWSTSADYTWRVGYNHGDQPIPDSEVLFNILAPGVMEDHFTFGMTKKTGADSEFNLAAMYAPSNSVKGDNPLQGPTAPNQTIELEMTQWELEASWAWKF from the coding sequence ATGAAGAAAACCAACAAACGACTGCTCGCGACAGCCGTTGCCGCTGCACTTGCCCTGCCGACGGCGGCCTTCGCGACCAACGGCTACTTCGCCCACGGCTACGGGACCAAGAACAAGGGCCTCGGCGGCGCCGGCGTGGCCCTGCCGCAGGATTCCCTGGCCGCCGCCACCAACCCGGCCGGCATGGTCTGGGTCGGCGATCGCATGGATCTGGGTGCCGCTATCTTCAGCCCGCAGCGTGAGTACAAAGTAGAAGGCGCGGCGAATGATGGTTTTCCTGCTTTTGAGTTACAGCCGGGAACCGTTGAGAGTGACTCGGAATACTTTCTGATTCCCCATTTCGGCCGTAACTGGATGCTCGATGCCAACAGCGCGGTGGGCGTGAGCGTCTACGGTAACGGCGGCATGAACACCGACTATCCGGATAGCGCAAACGGTGGTGCCGGAACGTATTATGGTGGCATGTTTGGCGGTGAGGCCGGTGCCGGCGTGAACCTGGAGCAGCTTTTCGTTAACACTAGCTACTCGCGCAAGATCGACGACAAGTCCTCCTGGGGCGCCAGTGCCATCCTGGCCTATCAGCGCTTCGAAGCCACTGGCTTGGAAGGCTTTGGACCTGCGGGTTTCAATGCTTCCTCGGATCCGGATAACTTGACCGATAACGGTGTTGACTCAGCCATGGGCTACGGCTTTAAGCTCGGTTATCAGGGCGAAGTTGCGCCGAATCTGACCCTGGCGGCGTCCTATCAGAGTGAAATGGAGATGGGCGAGTTCGACGATTACGCGGGGCTGTTTGCCGAACAGGGGGGCTTTAACATCCCGGCCACCTGGACTCTGGGACTGGCCTACGACATGGCCGACTCCGGTACCGTGGTCTTTGATGTGCAGAAGATCATGTACAGCGATATCAATTCCATCGGCAATCCGATGCTTCCGAATCTCCAGACCGCGCAGCTTGGTGATGACGATGGCGCCGGCTTCGGCTGGGAAGACATCACGGTCTACAAGCTGGGTTATCAGTGGTCCACCAGTGCCGACTATACCTGGCGCGTGGGGTATAACCACGGCGATCAGCCGATTCCCGACTCCGAAGTGTTGTTCAATATCCTGGCGCCGGGTGTCATGGAAGATCACTTCACCTTCGGTATGACCAAGAAGACCGGTGCCGACAGCGAGTTCAACCTGGCGGCCATGTACGCACCCAGCAACTCTGTGAAGGGTGACAACCCGCTCCAGGGGCCAACAGCGCCTAACCAGACCATTGAGCTGGAAATGACCCAGTGGGAACTGGAAGCCAGCTGGGCCTGGAAGTTCTAA
- a CDS encoding OmpP1/FadL family transporter has translation MGAHYHYSRLSRAVLLGTGLTLIGSHALASGFRIPEVSTVGTATSNALVANTRETGALAYNPAAMSFHDANAINAGLTRITYEPSVDPDNGTATGSTGEDVFLIPNAYFMVDGHDNLSFGLAINVPFGLETKWPAGTFAGFSDIGAGAAEPELSRIKMFNINPNIAWKIDETSSFAVGLDYYDLDELVFNTHGAELKGRGGDLGWNIAYQKKLDKLTFGASYRSAVEVDVSGVFIAPPGFGFPPMAARATLEFPDMLQAGVHYQVTDSFGVELDVERTGWSSFDTIKVVNSNGDELTSSTNDWDDTWAYRLGAIYQMNAKTRLMFGYAADETPQPDEHFSARVPDNDRQLYSLGMTHDFGNWNLELAYMLVDVDDREVNSSDPYAGTEANGTDAYNGTYQSDSDLISVGMSMEF, from the coding sequence ATGGGCGCACATTATCATTATTCCCGTCTGTCCCGCGCTGTTCTGCTGGGAACGGGGCTTACGCTGATCGGTTCACACGCACTTGCCTCGGGCTTTCGGATTCCGGAAGTCTCGACCGTCGGTACCGCCACCTCCAACGCACTGGTGGCCAACACCCGCGAGACCGGTGCGCTGGCCTATAACCCGGCGGCCATGTCGTTTCACGACGCCAACGCGATCAATGCCGGCCTGACCCGGATCACCTATGAGCCGAGCGTCGACCCGGACAACGGCACCGCAACCGGTTCCACCGGCGAGGATGTGTTTTTAATCCCCAACGCCTATTTCATGGTCGATGGTCACGACAACCTCTCCTTCGGGCTTGCCATCAACGTGCCCTTCGGCCTGGAAACCAAGTGGCCGGCCGGCACGTTTGCGGGTTTCAGTGATATTGGCGCTGGCGCTGCCGAACCGGAACTGAGCCGTATCAAGATGTTCAACATCAATCCCAATATCGCCTGGAAAATTGATGAGACCAGCAGCTTCGCGGTGGGGCTCGACTATTACGATCTGGATGAACTGGTATTCAACACCCATGGTGCCGAACTGAAAGGCCGTGGCGGCGACCTGGGCTGGAATATCGCCTACCAGAAGAAGCTGGACAAACTGACCTTCGGAGCCAGCTATCGCAGTGCCGTGGAAGTCGATGTATCAGGCGTATTCATTGCGCCTCCTGGTTTCGGGTTCCCGCCTATGGCCGCACGAGCCACCCTGGAATTTCCGGATATGTTGCAGGCCGGTGTCCATTATCAGGTCACTGACAGCTTCGGCGTAGAACTGGACGTGGAGCGTACCGGCTGGAGCAGTTTTGACACCATCAAGGTAGTCAACAGCAACGGGGATGAGCTGACCTCCAGCACCAACGACTGGGATGACACCTGGGCCTATCGTCTGGGCGCCATCTATCAGATGAACGCCAAGACCAGGCTGATGTTCGGCTATGCCGCCGACGAGACCCCGCAACCGGACGAGCATTTCTCCGCCCGGGTACCGGATAACGATCGTCAGCTCTACAGCCTGGGTATGACTCACGACTTTGGCAATTGGAATCTGGAACTGGCTTACATGCTGGTAGACGTGGATGATCGCGAAGTCAATTCCAGCGACCCCTATGCGGGCACGGAAGCTAATGGTACCGATGCCTATAACGGCACCTACCAATCCGACTCGGATCTGATCAGCGTCGGGATGAGTATGGAGTTCTAG
- the dsrE2 gene encoding sulfur carrier protein DsrE2, translating into MSKKLAIIATKGTLDWGYPPFILASTAAALGYEVQIFFTFYGLQLLKKKMNVKVSPLGNPGMPMPMGMDKWFPIIGTAIPGMQAVMTKMMKAKMKSKGVASLEDLRDLCVEADVKIIACQMTVDLFDMNHSDFIDGIEYGGAAMFFEFAGDADITLFV; encoded by the coding sequence ATGTCTAAAAAACTTGCCATTATTGCGACGAAGGGCACGCTGGATTGGGGCTATCCACCGTTTATTCTGGCCTCCACCGCGGCCGCACTGGGCTATGAAGTTCAGATCTTCTTTACCTTCTACGGCTTGCAACTGCTGAAGAAGAAAATGAACGTCAAGGTCAGCCCGCTGGGCAATCCCGGTATGCCGATGCCCATGGGTATGGACAAATGGTTCCCGATCATCGGCACGGCCATCCCCGGTATGCAGGCGGTGATGACCAAGATGATGAAAGCCAAGATGAAGTCCAAAGGCGTTGCCAGTCTGGAAGATTTGCGCGATCTATGCGTCGAAGCCGACGTCAAGATCATCGCCTGTCAGATGACCGTCGATTTGTTCGACATGAACCATTCCGATTTCATCGATGGAATCGAGTATGGTGGTGCGGCCATGTTCTTCGAGTTCGCCGGCGATGCGGATATTACGCTGTTCGTCTGA
- a CDS encoding sulfurtransferase TusA family protein translates to MADFDQELDASGLNCPLPILRAKKSLAGMSDGQVLHIIATDPGSVKDFEAFSKQTGNELMESKEEGGKFYFLIKKAG, encoded by the coding sequence ATGGCTGACTTCGATCAAGAACTGGATGCATCAGGCCTGAATTGCCCGCTGCCCATCTTGCGTGCAAAAAAATCCCTGGCCGGTATGTCCGATGGTCAGGTACTGCACATCATCGCCACCGATCCGGGTTCCGTGAAGGATTTCGAGGCGTTTTCCAAGCAGACCGGCAATGAGCTGATGGAATCCAAGGAAGAAGGCGGTAAGTTTTACTTCCTGATCAAAAAAGCCGGTTAA
- a CDS encoding rhodanese-like domain-containing protein has translation MRPCTQLSKRLDEVHKAQLVVLYCQLGLRSAHACAYLSASGLDNVHNLRGGIQAWKSSGLAVT, from the coding sequence ATGCGCCCATGCACCCAACTGTCCAAACGATTGGATGAGGTACACAAGGCGCAACTGGTGGTGCTGTATTGCCAGCTGGGCCTGCGTTCCGCGCACGCTTGTGCCTATTTGTCCGCCAGCGGGCTCGATAATGTCCATAACTTGCGTGGTGGAATTCAGGCCTGGAAATCCAGTGGTCTGGCAGTAACATGA
- a CDS encoding rhodanese-like domain-containing protein, which produces MMQVFKEIEVADLASMLEDTDHGVSLIDIRNPAEAQRESIPGARNAPMHPTVQTIG; this is translated from the coding sequence ATGATGCAGGTTTTCAAGGAAATCGAGGTTGCGGATCTGGCCAGCATGCTGGAGGATACGGACCACGGCGTCAGCCTGATTGATATTCGCAATCCGGCCGAGGCGCAGCGGGAAAGCATTCCCGGGGCACGGAATGCGCCCATGCACCCAACTGTCCAAACGATTGGATGA
- a CDS encoding M48 family metalloprotease, with protein sequence MHLFKTHPAWLLILLLIVSPARLSAAPTLPDIGDAAAGVATPTEEKRVGESVMRNIQRSGRIINDPLIDSYLNHLGYRLIAAGDSDMTDFHFFLIDAPDINAFALPGGYIGIHYGLILSTRTESELASVMAHEIAHVTQRHHARAYDFGSGSSLPVLAALIAAIVLGGQSGEMGEAAIASITAGSIQSRINFTRANEKEADHHGIELLARAGFDPNSMASFFEQMHKANRLYGPQGPEFLRTHPVTDTRIADARDRARQYSSELTEQAETFHLMRNRIKVLTSQQPAELRNQFADNLQSGRYLNQTAERYGYVLSLMETGDYPRAKAVLDKLLDEQPQRIAFLLARAQLAFARDEIDAALTHYRAALKLYPQNPALTLGYVESLLDAEQPGTAREVLRDFLREPDRKPRFYQLLAEAEEKLGNPARAQIALGEYYYRTGLSHQAITQFNLALKNDALDFYDASRAEARLQELKNEIAALENRP encoded by the coding sequence TTGCACCTGTTCAAGACACACCCTGCCTGGTTACTGATCCTCCTGCTGATTGTCTCGCCGGCACGGCTGTCGGCCGCCCCGACGCTGCCCGATATCGGTGACGCGGCGGCCGGTGTCGCCACCCCGACCGAGGAGAAGCGTGTCGGCGAATCGGTCATGCGCAATATCCAGCGCAGCGGACGGATCATCAACGACCCGCTGATCGACAGCTATCTGAATCACCTGGGCTACCGGCTGATCGCCGCCGGCGACAGCGACATGACCGATTTTCATTTTTTTCTGATCGACGCCCCCGACATCAATGCTTTCGCGCTGCCCGGTGGCTATATTGGTATTCACTACGGCCTGATCCTCTCCACCCGGACCGAGAGCGAGCTGGCCTCGGTCATGGCCCATGAAATCGCGCATGTCACCCAGCGCCACCATGCCCGCGCCTACGATTTTGGCAGTGGCAGCAGCCTGCCGGTACTGGCCGCGCTGATTGCCGCCATCGTGCTGGGCGGACAAAGTGGCGAGATGGGCGAAGCCGCGATCGCCTCCATCACTGCCGGCAGCATTCAGAGCCGGATCAACTTTACCCGCGCCAATGAAAAGGAAGCCGATCACCACGGCATCGAACTGCTCGCCAGGGCGGGGTTTGATCCCAACAGCATGGCGAGCTTCTTCGAACAGATGCACAAGGCCAATCGCCTGTACGGCCCGCAAGGTCCCGAGTTTCTGCGCACCCATCCGGTCACCGATACCCGCATCGCTGATGCCCGGGATCGCGCCCGTCAGTATTCGTCCGAATTGACCGAACAGGCCGAGACCTTTCACCTGATGCGCAACCGTATCAAGGTCCTGACCAGCCAACAGCCTGCCGAACTGCGAAACCAGTTCGCCGATAACCTGCAATCGGGGCGTTATCTCAATCAGACCGCTGAGCGTTATGGCTATGTGCTGAGCCTGATGGAAACCGGTGACTACCCGCGAGCCAAAGCCGTTCTGGACAAGCTGCTCGATGAGCAGCCACAACGCATCGCGTTTTTACTGGCCCGGGCCCAGCTGGCGTTTGCCCGCGACGAAATTGATGCAGCACTGACGCACTACCGCGCTGCACTCAAACTCTATCCACAGAACCCCGCACTGACACTGGGTTATGTGGAAAGCCTGCTCGATGCCGAACAGCCCGGGACAGCCAGAGAGGTACTGCGCGATTTTCTGCGCGAGCCGGATCGCAAACCGCGCTTTTATCAACTGCTGGCCGAAGCGGAAGAGAAGCTCGGCAACCCGGCCCGGGCCCAGATCGCCCTGGGCGAATACTATTACCGTACCGGCCTCTCACATCAGGCCATCACCCAGTTCAACCTGGCGCTCAAAAACGACGCGCTGGATTTTTATGACGCCTCACGGGCCGAAGCCCGCCTGCAGGAATTGAAAAACGAAATCGCCGCACTGGAAAATCGCCCCTGA
- the soxX gene encoding sulfur oxidation c-type cytochrome SoxX encodes MRKPAKLIAAASTVAMLLGSMAIVVPGTAVAADADTGKKLAENRKKGNCFACHSYEGAHLPGNIGPPLVAMKARFPDKDRVREQIANPTKFNPNSMMPPFGKHNILSEEEIDHITEWVYTL; translated from the coding sequence ATGCGGAAACCCGCTAAACTCATAGCTGCCGCCAGTACTGTCGCTATGTTGCTCGGTTCCATGGCTATCGTGGTACCCGGCACAGCAGTCGCTGCCGATGCAGACACTGGCAAGAAGCTTGCTGAAAATCGTAAGAAAGGCAACTGCTTTGCCTGCCATAGCTACGAAGGCGCCCACCTGCCCGGTAACATCGGTCCGCCGTTGGTTGCCATGAAGGCCCGCTTCCCCGACAAGGACAGGGTGCGTGAACAGATTGCCAATCCGACCAAGTTCAACCCGAACTCAATGATGCCTCCCTTCGGCAAGCACAACATCCTGAGCGAAGAGGAAATTGATCACATCACCGAGTGGGTCTATACCCTTTAA
- the soxY gene encoding thiosulfate oxidation carrier protein SoxY — MQRRTFLKGSLAGSSVAVAVGAGLLTPGAVMAAWPKRAFETESMETAMNDLFGSAQAQPSDDISIKAPDIAENGAVVPVSVTTGIAGIEEIAIIAEKNGSPLAANFKLASNAKGFVSTRIKMAKTSNVIAVVKAGGKAYSARKEVKVTIGGCGG; from the coding sequence ATGCAACGTAGAACTTTTCTCAAGGGTAGCCTGGCCGGTAGCAGCGTCGCGGTCGCTGTCGGTGCCGGTCTGCTGACCCCCGGCGCGGTCATGGCCGCGTGGCCCAAGCGTGCCTTCGAAACCGAAAGCATGGAAACGGCCATGAATGACCTGTTCGGCAGCGCCCAGGCACAGCCCAGTGATGACATCAGCATCAAGGCCCCGGACATCGCTGAAAACGGCGCCGTGGTCCCGGTCTCCGTCACCACCGGCATCGCCGGTATCGAGGAAATCGCCATCATCGCCGAGAAGAACGGCTCGCCCCTGGCGGCCAACTTCAAGCTGGCCAGCAATGCCAAGGGCTTTGTTTCGACCCGTATCAAGATGGCCAAAACCTCCAATGTGATCGCCGTGGTCAAAGCCGGCGGCAAGGCCTACTCGGCTCGCAAAGAGGTCAAAGTCACTATCGGCGGTTGCGGCGGTTAA
- the soxZ gene encoding thiosulfate oxidation carrier complex protein SoxZ codes for MAKSIRARATLKGDTVTVKSLITHVMETGMRKDEKTGKKIPAHFIQEVTCAHNGNEVVLAQWGPAVSKNPYLSYEFTGGKSGDDVSISWVDNKGEKDSLTVQIK; via the coding sequence ATGGCTAAGAGTATCCGCGCCCGGGCGACCCTCAAGGGGGACACCGTCACGGTCAAGTCGTTGATTACCCATGTAATGGAAACCGGTATGCGTAAAGACGAGAAAACCGGCAAGAAGATCCCGGCTCACTTCATCCAGGAAGTGACCTGTGCGCACAACGGCAACGAAGTCGTGCTCGCACAGTGGGGGCCGGCTGTCTCCAAGAACCCGTATCTCTCTTACGAGTTCACAGGCGGCAAGTCCGGTGATGACGTTTCCATCAGCTGGGTGGACAACAAGGGTGAGAAAGATTCCCTGACGGTCCAGATCAAGTAA
- the soxA gene encoding sulfur oxidation c-type cytochrome SoxA, translated as MRKLIIAFAALSVLGGASAPAVAKTDPASDLNEFRQYFYKKFPGIKLQEFSDGIYALDQGRRAEWQLMEEFPSYEDGVNKGRAMFEKYGLASCFKNGGKGIKQHYPYFDKKSGTVRTLEGDLMACLKRKNVDLKAEGLRFGKGNFAAIAAYMAYTSRGEKQNVVVPNDERALAIYERGKQHFYAKRGQLNMACADCHIYNSGMMARGNLLSPALGQTSHFPVWRRKWAKGNESGVKGFGTIQRRYNGCNKQVRALPMMWYNKKKYKYEQHPEYVALEYFHTYMNNGIRLNGPAIRQ; from the coding sequence ATGAGAAAACTGATAATCGCTTTTGCAGCGCTTTCGGTTCTGGGGGGTGCATCTGCTCCGGCAGTCGCCAAGACAGACCCGGCAAGCGACCTCAACGAGTTCCGCCAGTACTTCTACAAGAAGTTCCCTGGCATCAAACTTCAGGAATTCAGCGATGGCATTTATGCCCTCGACCAGGGCCGCCGTGCAGAATGGCAGCTTATGGAAGAATTCCCGTCGTATGAAGATGGTGTCAACAAAGGCCGTGCCATGTTTGAAAAATATGGCCTGGCCAGCTGCTTCAAAAATGGCGGTAAAGGCATCAAACAGCACTACCCCTACTTCGACAAGAAGTCCGGCACCGTGCGTACCCTCGAAGGCGACCTGATGGCCTGCCTGAAGCGCAAAAACGTGGATCTGAAAGCCGAAGGCCTGCGTTTTGGCAAGGGCAACTTCGCTGCCATCGCCGCGTACATGGCGTACACCTCACGGGGTGAGAAGCAGAATGTCGTGGTTCCCAACGACGAGCGTGCTCTGGCCATTTATGAGCGTGGTAAGCAGCACTTCTACGCCAAGCGTGGCCAGCTGAACATGGCCTGTGCCGATTGCCACATCTACAACTCCGGCATGATGGCCCGTGGTAATCTGCTCAGCCCGGCTCTGGGTCAGACCTCGCACTTCCCGGTCTGGCGCCGCAAGTGGGCCAAGGGTAATGAGTCCGGCGTGAAAGGCTTTGGTACCATCCAGCGTCGTTACAACGGCTGCAACAAGCAGGTTCGTGCGCTGCCGATGATGTGGTACAACAAGAAGAAATACAAGTATGAACAGCATCCTGAGTATGTAGCTCTTGAGTACTTCCATACTTACATGAACAACGGCATCCGCCTGAACGGTCCGGCTATTCGCCAGTAA